A section of the Pseudomonas prosekii genome encodes:
- the cgtA gene encoding Obg family GTPase CgtA produces the protein MKFVDEVSIRVKAGDGGNGCMSFRREKFIENGGPNGGDGGDGGSVYMLADENLNTLVDYRYTRHFDAERGSNGGSTDCTGKKGEELVLRVPVGTTVIDSATQEVIGDLTKAGQRLLVAHGGWHGLGNTRFKSSTNRAPRQTTPGKPGEARDLKLEMKVLADVGLLGLPNAGKSTFIRSVSAAKPKVADYPFTTLVPNLGVVSVDRWKSFVVADIPGLIEGASDGAGLGIRFLKHLSRTRLLLHLVDMAPLDDASAPDAAEVIVSELTKFSPSLAERDRWLVLNKCDQILEEEHEERVKEIVDRLEWTGPVYVISAISKLGTERLCHDIMRYMEDRADRLANDPAYKEELADLDQRIEDEARAQLQALDDQRALRRSGVKSVHDIGDDDWDEEDVDDEDGPEIIYVRD, from the coding sequence ATGAAGTTTGTTGATGAAGTATCGATTCGAGTAAAGGCCGGTGACGGCGGCAACGGTTGCATGAGCTTCCGTCGCGAGAAATTTATTGAAAACGGCGGCCCTAACGGCGGCGACGGTGGTGATGGCGGTTCGGTGTACATGCTCGCCGACGAAAACCTCAACACCCTGGTTGACTACCGTTACACCCGTCACTTCGATGCCGAGCGCGGTTCCAACGGCGGCAGCACTGACTGCACCGGTAAAAAAGGTGAAGAGCTGGTGCTGCGCGTACCGGTCGGCACTACCGTGATCGACTCCGCCACTCAGGAAGTCATCGGCGACCTGACCAAGGCTGGCCAGCGTTTGCTGGTTGCGCATGGCGGCTGGCACGGTCTGGGCAACACCCGTTTCAAATCCAGTACCAACCGTGCTCCGCGCCAGACCACTCCGGGCAAACCGGGTGAGGCGCGTGATCTCAAGCTGGAAATGAAAGTCCTCGCCGACGTGGGTCTGCTGGGCTTGCCGAACGCTGGCAAAAGTACTTTCATTCGTTCGGTGTCGGCCGCCAAGCCGAAAGTCGCCGATTATCCGTTCACCACGCTGGTGCCGAACCTCGGTGTGGTCAGCGTCGATCGCTGGAAAAGCTTCGTGGTCGCGGACATTCCGGGTCTGATCGAAGGTGCTTCCGACGGCGCGGGCCTGGGGATTCGTTTCCTCAAGCACTTGTCGCGGACGCGTCTGCTGTTGCACCTCGTGGACATGGCGCCGCTCGACGACGCCAGCGCCCCGGATGCTGCCGAAGTGATCGTCAGCGAACTGACCAAGTTCAGCCCGTCCCTGGCTGAGCGTGATCGTTGGCTGGTGCTGAACAAATGCGACCAGATCCTTGAAGAAGAGCACGAAGAGCGCGTCAAGGAGATCGTTGATCGCCTGGAATGGACCGGTCCGGTCTACGTGATCTCGGCCATCTCCAAGCTCGGCACCGAGCGTCTGTGCCACGACATCATGCGTTACATGGAAGACCGTGCCGATCGCCTGGCCAATGACCCGGCATACAAGGAAGAACTGGCCGACCTCGATCAGCGCATCGAAGACGAAGCCCGTGCTCAGTTGCAGGCCCTGGATGACCAGCGTGCCCTGCGCCGTAGCGGCGTGAAGTCGGTCCACGACATCGGCGACGATGATTGGGACGAAGAAGATGTGGATGACGAAGACGGTCCGGAAATCATTTACGTGCGTGACTGA